Part of the Pseudoliparis swirei isolate HS2019 ecotype Mariana Trench chromosome 18, NWPU_hadal_v1, whole genome shotgun sequence genome is shown below.
GGACGTGTCCATCCTGCAGCGCTCTCTAGCCATCCTTGAAAGCATGGTCCTCAACAGCCACAGCCTCTACCATCGTGTGGCACAAGAGATTACCGTTGGACAGCTCATCGGGCACCTGCAagtgtgagcacacacacacgcacaggggcTTCATGCACTCTGATATGAGGGGGGCAGATGTGTGATTATAGCATTGTGGGGTAActtagaaaataaaatattagaaTTTTGCTACGATATTTGGCTCGTGGCACTATTTAAAGGGTGAGTTCAGGATGCTTAGATGACCCCTATCAAATACCAAGGCTGATGTTCTTCTATAAAATGGTTTTcccatgaaaaaaatatatatattgtccgtCTTTCAATACTTTTCTACTTCTCTAACCTGAGCCCATTGGTTCCTACTAAGACATAATCCTTACAAAGAGGTCATATGTATGCTTCATATTCATAATTTCCTAAAACAGCTGGGCAATCTAGTTTTGAGCAAACCATACTCAATCAGAAGCAAGTAGCGGTCTTGTTAAGGACTACTTTCAGCAGCGAATTTAAACACTCGCTCCTTATTCatctgtgtgtgcgagtgtagACGTACTTCAAAGTGATGTTTGCAGAACACATGACTCTCCACCAGAGCCCGGCTACAAATCTGTGAATAAGCAGCTGCGTAGCTTGTCTTGGTTTGTGTCCATATCATGACTCGGGAAGGACTACGAGATATTTCTCCCTTCTCGGCTGAGATGGACGACATAGTGCTGTACCATGTGGgaggatgttgtgtgtgtgggattgcgAAACATAACATACAAAAATCCCTTGTTGATCGTATTGATGGAATATTTCACCCAGTGCGACAGTGTGACCTTTATGTTTTTTGAAGCAACAATGGAGCTCAATGGCACATAGGTAAAAGCTATATTAGGAAATAcatgttgttggttttggtctttagaaataaataaatatatttccaagGACTTTTTAATATGTTTAAGATACTCTTAGTTTTACTGCTCATATAACACAATGATGAATTGTGTGAAAGAGGGTTCTCTAAACTTCCTGCACCCATCCTAAGTATTTATAGTGATAAAAGTGAGGtctattgttgtttttaacataGTCGTTATTCTTGAGTTAAAACTCTATAAGGACATTTGCGGAGCATGATGCTTCTAACTGGTTGTTGCAATGCTTGATATTCCTTCAGGTCAAACCAAGAAATCCAAACGTACGCCATCGCCCTCATCAATGCTCTTTTCCTGAAGGCACCAGAAGACAGACGGCAGGTCAGTGCCCTCTATTAGAGAAAAGGACTGATTACACAGAATAGATAGACAACGCTAGAATACTAATAATGTTCCATCCGAACACTGCACCCTGAAAAAGccataaaatacataaaagattttgacatttattCATAATGGTTGCATGGTTCTTGGTGTCAGAGCTGCAGATATTGTCTCTCTCTGGCTGCTAATGGGGGCGGCAGAAGGTTGGTTACTAAAGCTAATCTCATGAACAAGACGTCTGTCTGCCAGCTGCCATTATTCTGTCTGACAGTGATCACCCTAATGACAAACTCACTAAAAATAGTTCTCGCTTTCCTTTGAAGTTTGCACATTTGATATTCTGCAATTATTTCAGAAAAGCTCACCGAGGTCGACCAACTAAACGTTGACTGATTGTGAGAAAGAGACTAATTGCTTTGATTGAATCTGAGCAGAATGCAGTAATTCAAGATTATTTTTACCAAATTCAGTAAAGAAAATGCTTATTTCTATTTTACTCAAGCGTGCCAGCCAGTGGTTTCACTATGTAACAAATgtggcaaaaaataaataaatctgataTTAAGTTCCAGACAGAAACTTCCAAAACATATTCTGAAATATCTTTGTAGCACAGCCAAATATACAAAGACCAAAGGAGCGAGTGCTGTTTTGGATGTCTGTCCAGTATGTTACTCATCACAATCACACCATTTGTGATTGTGAATATAGTCCATTTGTCCGCTCGCCCTGCAGTGATATCTTCTGTCCCAGCTCACACAGCCTGAGCATACTGCATTGTTTCATTCTGTTTCACACATTGTCACTTGCCCCGCTGCGTGTGTCTTGTATATAATTATGGTTCTCCACGTTGGAATTTGATTTGTATGTGTTACTTATGTATTTTACCATCAAACAACAAGACTTTAAAGTTTTGATcctataaaaacaaacataaacacagagTGAGAATTTAACATAGAAACTCTATAATTATATCCTATAATTACAATAAATCTCACTTGAATATTAATTGTTTTTCAACTTTATAAGTAGATTTGACTATTTAGCATTTACTATTTAAACTAAGATTTATTATCATTTGATCAACAAAATCAACATTTTTGTTGGCAAGATATCTGCAATCCTTTTATCAGTCACAAACTTAAACTTTTTCATATCAGATTTCAGTATCTATTTGACAGTAAATTGCACGAGATCATGAAGTCAGAGCTGAGAATGTGCAGGAAAAGAAAGACATGGGCCTGTTAAAAGAAGATGATAAATGCTTACAAGTAACATGTTTGACAAAAAGCTACACTAATGATGCTCATGCTGGATTCTCtgtattttaataatttgtCCAAACACTTGGATCAATCACTTTCATTTGACCAAATGTCACACAATAGCAACATCAAGTGGACGAGGCAGTGAGATGTTGCAATATCACTGATTTGTGCTTAAGAAATTAGAAATACATCTTTGactgactttaaaaaatgtgtttgtatgAGTATTCAAATTGTAAATCTCCACTTTACTTTGAATTTAGGGCATATTGAGACTAAACATTAAATTGTGTAATATTTGGATTTCTTAACTCTGAACACAGAGTTCCTCGAATCCTGAGTTCTCAAAAATGGTGGGTTGTATGAGGATGCACAGTATGTCCAGACAGTAGTCCTTGAACATGTAGTCATCTCTTATTGCTGTTGACCACTGGAGGGCAATACGAGTCAGTTCTTTGAGATAAATTCATCAGAGGGACACACAGTACATCAAGTATGTGGCTGGCACTGTTGAACTGATCACTCACAGTACTAAAATCAAGAACATTACAGAGAAGCTACTATTTAAAATATAGTTGTATTTTGTACTTTATAGTTTTCAAATGAAGGAGACTTGTTGAAAATAATCCTAAAGCAGtacaacaacattaaaacacgTCACGATCTGATGAGTTGTCTCTCCAGTTTATTTTTGGTGAAGAAAATGACGGATTAAGGTTACATGACTAACATCTACGCTAAGGTAACTACCAGGACACCACAGTGACCTTCACGCATAAATGGGGGGTTTAAGGATCAACTTTTCCTCTGTGGGGTGAAAGATTTGCACTGTTCTTGTGTGGTCGTCACATAAATGTGTTGTCGTCTGATTCGGCATGTAGGCCATGTGAGGTTTTTCAAACAGCTAAATGTCGTGACTACTTCTTATTTGACATtatgttgttttgtgttcttaTTTCGTTGCGTGCTGTGCCGGTgatgtatctctgtatctcaTTTGTCCATGTGTGTGCGCTCTTTGTTTCCATCACTGTTACACCCacgtccctcctccctcccttcaacCTGTAGGAGGAGTATACTAACCCACTGGAGCAGCACCTCACTGTGAGTAGACATCCCTCAGCATCTCATAGCGTCCTCTTCATCCCACAGCCCTTCTCCTTCCtcactctccatctctttctgtgTCATGGGAAGCCGCTATATAATCCATGCAGCAGCAGACAGACTGTTGacagattaaaaatgttttacagaAGGGGTGAAGGGAAAATAGTTATAACCAGTGATGGAAATGTAGTTTCTGCATTTCAGTCATTGTTTAAAATTCCCATTTGCTTTTAGTTGACTTTTGTAAAGTTACTGCTGTGTATTGCTTTGCTGTGTAATAAAGCATCTCCCCCATCTGCTCTTTGTGCTGGAATAACGTATCTCTTTACCCTCAGGAAATGGCAAGCACTTTGGCTCAGAAACATCTGCGATCCATCATCCTCAATGTGAGTATTAAATCTGAAACGCTCTGCTTTAGGAGTTATTAGGTTTTCAGATTGCTGTGAAATATCTAGGTGTGAATAAAGGATTTGAGCAGTTGTAAAAAGGTTGGGTTTGAAACTAGTggcaacattttattattattattattatttctgttcAGCCTTCGAGGAGGCTGTCCTTTACTGGGTTTTGATGGACGTTGGGGGGCTGAAAGGTTTATCTCTGGGACCACCAGTTCAGAATGTGTAGATCTACTCACTTGGAGAGCTGCGACCAAGAACGAGCAAATGTGACACAAAATCTGCTCTGAAAATTATTCCTTTTGGCACCAACAAGTGTCTGACTTAACTCGCTGCAAATGTTAGCGTGGAAGACGCTGCATTGAGGAGGCGTTCTGGAGCAGCTCCAGCATTGTGTTCTCTGATGGACACCTGCTCGTCTGTTAAGGAGACCTGTTACCTGTTGGACTCTGTGGGTTTTATGATGCCATGTTATTTTTAGCTTTATGTTTGAGGCTACAGGTATTTTTAGTTACAGATAACTTTTAGTTTTCCTTCACTGGAAGAAAACCCTCCATAAGgcttttatatttgtgtgtgctgTATGACTTGGTGTGCCATCTGTGCACGAATTGTAGCCAAATATCAAAGCTTTGCTCTTAACGAAGTGCTCTTCTTTCACCAGCATGTCATCAGAGGAAATCGACCAATCAAAGCAGAAATGGCACATCAGCTGTATGTGCTGCAAGTATTGACCTTCAACCTTTTAGAGGAACGAATGATGACTAAAATGGATCCAAATGACCAGGTGAACATTTAGATAGTGAATTTTCTGTTTGGCAGATTATTGGCTTGTGTGTTTCGATAATTAAATTTAATCTGTTAAAATGTAATACAACAAATGATATAAAGAATATTAGACATCTATGGTAATTTCAAATCAACAACATGGTTAATTAAGCGTTGATCTGCTTCTTTTAAAGGTTTTAATAATCTCAGTTGTGTTTACACTCAAATTGATTAGCGCTAAGTGTAAAAAGAGGATTAGATaattatatttacattacattttcctGCTTGTTTTCATCAGTTCTTGTTTACAGAGTAGACCTGGCCTTTGAATCTCCATGCCCAAAGTGCACTGTGTACATGTTCCATAGGCGAAAATGTAATTTCTGATCTATTTTCCCTGAGATtagattttgtattattttgataacatgttgGCTTGCTGTGGTTCAGGCTCAGAGAGACATCATATTTGAGCTGCGAAGGATTGCTTTCGATGGAGAAAATGACCACACTGGTACAGAAAAGAGAAAGGCCATGTACACCAAGGACTATAAGATGCTGGGGTTCACTGTAAGTCTCCACTATAGATCTCACTTTCTTccgtaaaaaaaatgtaagaccaGCGTTACAAATAGATTAAAAAAGGAAGTTATATTTTTTAGTTCAATGTTTTTAGAATGCTTTattatttctgttttaaatGCAGAACCATGTGAATCCAGCCATGGACTTCACCCAAACTCCTCCGGGAATGCTGGCTTTGGACAACATGCTGTACCTCGCCAAGGTTCACCAGGACACGTATATCAGGGTGGGTTTTGGTCATTGTGGATGACTTTGCTACAGAGGTGCCACATCTAACATGTCTTCTCACTCATGGCAGATTGTGCTAGAGAACAGCAGCCGCGAGGACAAGCATGAATGTCCCTTCGGCCGGTGTGCCATCGAACTCACTCGAATGTTGTGCGAGATTCTCCAAGTTGGAGAATTGCGTAAGTAGATTTGTGTTTGACATGAGGTGAAGCTGTTGTATGACTCTGAGATTACGGTATTACACTCATTACGccaggccagtgtgtgtgtctgagagaagAAAATGACTCTTATACTAACCTTTATTTCTCGACTATTTTAATTTTTGTAGCTAATGAGGGCTGCAACGACTACCATCCCATGTTCTTCACTCATGAccgggcatgggaggagttctTCTGTGTCTGCATCCAGCTACTTAATAAAACCTGGAAGGAGATGAGAGCCACAGCTGAGGACTTCAATAAGGTCTAAGATTAAAGCGCTCTCACattcatatacactaccgttcaaaagtttggggtcacccaggcaatttcgtgtcttccatgaaaaatcacacttttatttatcaaatgaatataaaatatagtcaagacattgattaatatttgaagtattaattttgttctacaaacttcaagctcaaaggaaggccagttgtatagcttatatcaccagcataactgttttcagctgtgctagcataattgcacgggttttctaatcagacattagtcttcctCTAAGGTACCATtagtaccattagaacactggagtgatcgttgctgtaaatgggcctatacacctatggagatatttcattagaaaccagacacttccaccttgaatattaatttaccacattaacaatgtatagagtgtatttttgattaatttaatgttatctttattgaaaaaacagtgcttttctttgaaaaataaagacatttctaagtgaccccaaacttttgaacggtagtgtatatatataggtttaCAATCCTTGCTTTGACCCAACTGTCATTGTGTCCTTGCCTCTGAACTCAGAGCTCACAGATATACTTTTTATTGGATGTTTATTGAACTATACGTCTATTAGAATGATATCTTCTCTACTTGGAAATTATTCTGCCTAGAACTTTTGGAATATAAAAAAGGACCCTAACAAAAGTAATGAATGAAAAAACTGCATACCTAAGAACCCTGAAGGAGGAATTCATACTGTGGTTTGCTCAGTATGAATTGGAGCCTCGCTTCATATTTAAGTTAATTTAGAAACTACAGTAGCAGCTTTATTCTTCTGCTGTGTGTAAAGTTAGAATTCCCACTGACACAAACCATTGTAGATTTAACAATTAAACAATTGTATTGTGAATGAGGTCGATTTTGATTCTAAGTACTTTGTCCAGATTATCACATTTAAATACTACtcatacaaatatgtattaaaatgGACATAATCTCTTGTTGCATAATAACTGGAACCATCTACCATCTATTTTAAAGGGTCACCAGATAAATCATGGGTGAAATCCGGGATAGGGTCGGTGGGGGTTGCAGTGGTCAAACAACCTTTGTAGGCGCGCGTCTGTGTCTTGTAAGGCAGCCACGGTTCACAGGTGTTTCCATCCACACTACTCCTGGTACCCGCAGTAACATTTTTGCTTTTTTGGCTGGATGTTGACTAGATCCCAGGACACCAAGCCACATGTCAGTTATAGGTGGCTTAATATCCCTCAAcgtcattcaattcagtttatttcctATAGcctgatatcacaaattacaaatttgcctcagagggctctacaatctgtacacataagacatcgatgacccaggacctcacatcgggtcaGAAAAagatcccccaaaaaatattttaataactttcacagggaaaaaagggaagaaaccttcaggagagcaacagaggaggatccctctccaggatggacagaagcaatagatgtcatgtgtacagatcaGCGTCCCCGCTCTGTGTAGTTTGTtagtacacaacaacaacaatacaaaacCTCCAACAGCCACAATTCATGTGGCATAACAGTTACCCACCCCTAAATAATGTTTTACAATGATCagtattttgtgtttgtattaggCTAAAACAAAAAATCAGTGTTAGTCTAATTTTCCAGAAACGCAGGTAAGAAATAATGAGGTATTTGGAAGAACTGCTCATACTTCCTGACTGTCAACATTTTTTTGAGATGTCTAGTCACCCTAGTTAACTGTATTTAATGTAATACTAATGTACACattattgatcccacagtggcaacattcttctctgcatttgacttATTaatgagcagtgggctgcagtgaagcgccggGGTGCAACTGAGGGTTCAGTTTCTTGCATGCAaatatggggagagcggggattgaaTGGGTACCTTGTGGTTGCGGGACGACTTctctccccatgagctacagctgaCTCAAATATTGATTATTAGAACTTAAGCAACATTTAATAtgctttctttgttgttttgttctgtttgtctcttgtcccctgtaaagcgtctttgtgtactagaaaagcgctatagaagtctaaattattattaatataacttAAACCAATCCATCTAGATATGATAATGTGTATCCCATGTGCTTAAACCCTGAACAGGTGATGCAGGTGGTCCGTGAGCAGATCACCAGGGCTCTGGCAATGAAGCCGTCATCTTTAGACCAGCTAAAGAATAAACTGCGAGGCTTGAACTATTCAGAGATTCTCCGTCTGCGGCAGTCAGAGAGAATGAGCCAGGACGACTTCCAGTCTCCTCCCATCATGTCAGTGTGGagtaaaaaattataattaaataataatatagtgCACATTTATGCAGGTTTTTCCTTTTGTTGCTCATGCTTGTATTTGTCCTCCAGTGAGCTGCGGGAGAGAATTCAACCAGAGATTTTAGAGCTTATCAAGCAGCAGCGTCTCAACCGGCTGTGTGAGGGGAGCTGTTTTCGCAAGCTGGGGAACCGCCGAAGGCAAGGTACACACAGTATCAACACAATCACTTTGCTTTTTTTCTGCTGAGGCAGGAGTACTGCTGCTGTTAATTATCAGCTaagcattgtgttgttgtgtctctctgcctcttttctAGAGAAGTTTTGGTTCTGCAGACTCTCACTGAATCACAAAGTGCTGCACTACGGAGACCTCGATGAGTCACCTCAGGGTGAAGTGCCTTTTGAGCTACTCAGTGACAAGAGTAAGATTTTTATTTCGTCAGGTGGCTCCATCTCCCAACTCATAAACTTCTCATTACAATCAGGATGGCACATTCACTAGCAGACCCCACTGTATCTATCAGTTGGCTGACCTTAATACACTTCTCTTTATGGTCCTCTCAGTCCCCGTCTCTGACATCAAGTCTGTGGTGACCGGGAAGGACTGCCCCCATATGAAAGAGAAAAGTGCTCTGAAACAAAACAAGGTACTattagtttatttattaattattttgtattgtcATCTTAGTCACAAGGCTGTTCTTTCCTTCTTTGCTGTCACTGAGTATGGTGTTTGTCGCCATGTTTGCTTCTCTCAGGAGGTGCTGGAGTTAGCCTTCTCTGTCCTCTATGATCCCGACGAGACGCTCAATTTTGTTGCACCAAACAAGTACGAGGTAAGCTCAGAAACAGTGAGGCCTCAAGCTACAATATTCGAAATTAATTTGAACAATGGGTCAAATGTGTTTAACACGAGCATTTAGCAGTTAAGGAGCCATATATTTTCCTCAGGAGTTGGTGGAAATCAAAACGGAGCTAAAAAGCATTGGAGAAATGTTAACAAGTTAGCCAAAAACACCACTTCAAATAAATGCTCATGTTATAATGTAATAGGTAACTGCTAACAATATTGCTATAAATGTTAATATGTCAGTGTGGCCAACACAATTATTAGTGCTGCTGCTTTAACTATAAAACTTGGTCCTGGCATTATTTGTGTTACCACAAATGTAATTTCAATAGTCAGATACATGCATGAAATTTGACCTCTGCAAATGTATTAGTAATACATCGTATGCATTAAGAGGAAGTTTATTAGTTTATTGTGCGTGTTGAATTTTTTTGCGCAAATGTTATTACATAACTGCAAAAAAGCTCAATTTATTAATGTTTATTATCAACGTAATATcaatataacatttttaaacataCTGTTTATCACCAATACAGGTATATCAGGCAGTAACATGTAACTCTAATTTCAAACGCATACCCTATTTCTATGAATCTGGATGTCAAATCAACCTTTGTTGACTTAGCGCTGCGTAGCCTCGGTGACGGACATGTTCTCATGCATCTTCCTCCGTGGGTTTTCGGAGCAGTACTGCATCTGGACTGATGGGCTGTGTGCGCTGCTGGGCAGAGAGATGGGCAGTGACCTGACGCG
Proteins encoded:
- the elmo2 gene encoding engulfment and cell motility protein 2; this translates as MPPPADIVKVAIEWPGANAQLLEMDQKRPLSSIIREVCDGWSLSGSEQFALRYADGPQLYITELSRGEIKNGTILRLAISPTRAARQLLERIQSHGIDARLEALKELAKLSADPTFAAEFINMEGIGTLARLVESGTHFGEMLAFTLTAFLELMDHGIVSWDLISLSFIKQIAGYVNQPMVDVSILQRSLAILESMVLNSHSLYHRVAQEITVGQLIGHLQVSNQEIQTYAIALINALFLKAPEDRRQEEYTNPLEQHLTEMASTLAQKHLRSIILNHVIRGNRPIKAEMAHQLYVLQVLTFNLLEERMMTKMDPNDQAQRDIIFELRRIAFDGENDHTGTEKRKAMYTKDYKMLGFTNHVNPAMDFTQTPPGMLALDNMLYLAKVHQDTYIRIVLENSSREDKHECPFGRCAIELTRMLCEILQVGELPNEGCNDYHPMFFTHDRAWEEFFCVCIQLLNKTWKEMRATAEDFNKVMQVVREQITRALAMKPSSLDQLKNKLRGLNYSEILRLRQSERMSQDDFQSPPIIELRERIQPEILELIKQQRLNRLCEGSCFRKLGNRRRQEKFWFCRLSLNHKVLHYGDLDESPQGEVPFELLSDKIPVSDIKSVVTGKDCPHMKEKSALKQNKEVLELAFSVLYDPDETLNFVAPNKYEYCIWTDGLCALLGREMGSDLTRSDLDTLISMEMKLRLLDLENITIPEAPPPVPKEPSSYNFTYNYS